A genomic stretch from Caloenas nicobarica isolate bCalNic1 chromosome 3, bCalNic1.hap1, whole genome shotgun sequence includes:
- the UBXN2A gene encoding UBX domain-containing protein 2A isoform X1 encodes MLRRNTRMKDMDNIKTVKKEWMCKSGTDDQILNGAEQNCDYFVDSLFEEAQKVGAKCVPPTTVKNQVDVIIKLWKNGFTVNDSELRRYTDVSNQQFLDSIKKGELPFELRKVFDKEEVDVKVEDKKDKVYLSSKKPVFHPFSGHGYRLGSATPRIISKERDDHQAADNKRHLPLVPLNDLEPITNIQIWLADGERIIQKFNVSHRISHVRDFITKYQGSEGSVPFTLTTSLPFRELRDETLTLEEAKLQNAVVVQRLQKTNEPFGLLVMKAPDNDYKTAATPNGQLKNEQKNAIKNTRSN; translated from the exons ATGTTGAG GAGAAACACCAGAATGAAAGATATGGACAACATCAAAACTGTGAAGAAAGAATG GATGTGTAAATCAGGAACGGACGATCAGATTTTGAATGGCGCAGAACAAAACTGTGACTACTTTGTAGACAGCCTTTTTGAAGAAGCACAGAAGGTTGGTGCCAAATGTGTGCCCCCAACTACAGTCAAGAACCAG GTGGATGTAATAATTAAACTTTGGAAAAATGGGTTTACAGTAAATGACAGTGAACTGAGGAGGTACACTGATGTTTCAAACCAACAGTTCTTGGACTCCATTAAAAAAGG ggaaCTGCCTTTTGAGTTGCGAAAAGTTTTTGATAAGGAGGAGGTAGATGTGAAAGTGGAAGATAAAAAAGATAAGGTGTATTTGTCATCGAAAAAGCCGGTGTTTCATCCCTTTTCTGGACACGGTTACAGATTAGGAAG tgctACTCCAAGGATAATCTCTAAAGAAAGAGATGATCATCAGGCAGCTGACAACAAGAGACATCTACCTTTAGTACCCTTAAATGATTTGGAGCCTATCACTAACATCCAGATCTGGTTAGCTGATGGGGAAAGAATAATTCAGAAATTCAATGTTTCACACAG aataaGCCATGTCCGAGACTTCATAACAAAGTATCAAGGATCAGAGGGAAGTGTTCCCTTCACACTGACCACTTCACTGCCGTTTCGAGAGCTGCGAGATGAGACACTAACCCTAGAGGAAGCAAAGTTGCAAAATGCCGTTGTTGTTCAgagacttcagaaaacaaacgAACCTTTTGGACTCTTGGTGATGAAAGCACCTGATAATGACTATAAAACTGCTGCTACACCTAATGGACAGCTCAAGAATGAGCAAAAAAATGCTATCAAAAACACAAGATCAAATTAG
- the UBXN2A gene encoding UBX domain-containing protein 2A isoform X2, whose product MKDMDNIKTVKKEWMCKSGTDDQILNGAEQNCDYFVDSLFEEAQKVGAKCVPPTTVKNQVDVIIKLWKNGFTVNDSELRRYTDVSNQQFLDSIKKGELPFELRKVFDKEEVDVKVEDKKDKVYLSSKKPVFHPFSGHGYRLGSATPRIISKERDDHQAADNKRHLPLVPLNDLEPITNIQIWLADGERIIQKFNVSHRISHVRDFITKYQGSEGSVPFTLTTSLPFRELRDETLTLEEAKLQNAVVVQRLQKTNEPFGLLVMKAPDNDYKTAATPNGQLKNEQKNAIKNTRSN is encoded by the exons ATGAAAGATATGGACAACATCAAAACTGTGAAGAAAGAATG GATGTGTAAATCAGGAACGGACGATCAGATTTTGAATGGCGCAGAACAAAACTGTGACTACTTTGTAGACAGCCTTTTTGAAGAAGCACAGAAGGTTGGTGCCAAATGTGTGCCCCCAACTACAGTCAAGAACCAG GTGGATGTAATAATTAAACTTTGGAAAAATGGGTTTACAGTAAATGACAGTGAACTGAGGAGGTACACTGATGTTTCAAACCAACAGTTCTTGGACTCCATTAAAAAAGG ggaaCTGCCTTTTGAGTTGCGAAAAGTTTTTGATAAGGAGGAGGTAGATGTGAAAGTGGAAGATAAAAAAGATAAGGTGTATTTGTCATCGAAAAAGCCGGTGTTTCATCCCTTTTCTGGACACGGTTACAGATTAGGAAG tgctACTCCAAGGATAATCTCTAAAGAAAGAGATGATCATCAGGCAGCTGACAACAAGAGACATCTACCTTTAGTACCCTTAAATGATTTGGAGCCTATCACTAACATCCAGATCTGGTTAGCTGATGGGGAAAGAATAATTCAGAAATTCAATGTTTCACACAG aataaGCCATGTCCGAGACTTCATAACAAAGTATCAAGGATCAGAGGGAAGTGTTCCCTTCACACTGACCACTTCACTGCCGTTTCGAGAGCTGCGAGATGAGACACTAACCCTAGAGGAAGCAAAGTTGCAAAATGCCGTTGTTGTTCAgagacttcagaaaacaaacgAACCTTTTGGACTCTTGGTGATGAAAGCACCTGATAATGACTATAAAACTGCTGCTACACCTAATGGACAGCTCAAGAATGAGCAAAAAAATGCTATCAAAAACACAAGATCAAATTAG